A region from the Hypericibacter adhaerens genome encodes:
- a CDS encoding amino acid ABC transporter substrate-binding protein codes for MGRRAFMLAVAGVLWICLFSGPASAQTLDRIAAGNAVHIGFVPGQAPFAIENAGGPPTGYAIDLCNHVVARIREIVPGIAVRYTEISLVDAFDAVASGKIDLLCGAITQTLERREKVDFSQAIFTTGMTGLLRRDSPRDLHELFLGERSISPPRSPSLTPYLRSRIGVRQGSTAETVLRQAVAEGQYSVDLVEFEGHDQGLAALEARRIDAYCADQALLLGLLSQARDPARLVVGNRLLTREPYGIALARGDSDLRLLVDRALTDFYATPEFAALLKTYFGARAGELQPQIRAMAVPE; via the coding sequence ATGGGTCGTCGGGCCTTCATGCTCGCTGTGGCGGGCGTTCTCTGGATTTGTCTTTTCTCCGGCCCGGCATCGGCGCAGACGCTCGACCGGATCGCGGCGGGCAACGCGGTCCATATCGGCTTCGTGCCGGGCCAGGCGCCCTTCGCCATCGAGAATGCCGGCGGCCCGCCCACCGGCTATGCGATCGATCTCTGCAATCATGTGGTCGCCAGGATCCGCGAGATCGTTCCCGGCATCGCCGTCCGCTACACCGAGATCAGCCTGGTCGATGCCTTCGACGCGGTGGCGTCGGGCAAGATCGATCTTCTCTGCGGCGCCATCACCCAGACGCTGGAGCGCCGGGAGAAGGTCGATTTCTCGCAGGCGATCTTCACGACCGGCATGACCGGCCTGCTGCGCCGCGATTCGCCGCGCGATCTCCATGAGCTGTTCCTGGGCGAGCGCAGCATCAGCCCGCCGCGCTCGCCGAGCCTCACGCCCTATCTCCGCAGCCGGATCGGGGTGCGCCAGGGCAGCACGGCCGAGACGGTGCTGCGCCAGGCCGTCGCGGAAGGCCAGTACAGCGTCGATCTCGTCGAGTTCGAAGGGCACGACCAGGGGCTGGCGGCGCTCGAAGCGCGCCGGATCGACGCCTATTGCGCCGACCAGGCGTTGCTCCTGGGCCTGCTGTCGCAGGCGCGCGATCCTGCTCGTCTGGTGGTTGGCAACCGGCTCCTGACGCGGGAGCCCTATGGGATCGCGCTCGCCAGGGGCGACAGCGATCTGCGGCTGCTGGTGGACCGCGCCCTGACCGATTTCTACGCAACCCCGGAATTCGCGGCGCTGCTCAAGACCTATTTCGGTGCGAGGGCCGGGGAGCTGCAGCCGCAGATCCGCGCCATGGCGGTTCCCGAATGA
- a CDS encoding amino acid permease, whose protein sequence is MSSSARQIGLFPATMLVAGNMIGAGIFMMPTVMASIGGIASLGWLVTAPGAFIMGYMFARLGRVSPKAGGPYAYAREALGDFAGFQCNLLYWFSNVVANIAIATSMTGYIAVFFPALRVPLIGACATVVVVWLSAFLNMIGPRLVTRFETVTTLLGIGPIALVGIGGWLFFDPEIFRTGWNPAGLGEFHAISAAVSIMFWSFMGVESASVAAAVVKDPEKNIGRATLLGVLIAALVYVLSTTAIMGIIPNDALRHSTAPFADAAMRALGPVGGTFITLCAIVKASGCLGGWTLINAETALATAKDGLFPAMFARTDSRGVPVLGLVIVSIIMSAIVFATVSPSIGETFMVLADIAVLLVLTPYIFAAVSIAHYVQAKVVTRSFIWVGLITIAYCLAVIVASAGTAVAVSMALGLATAPLFRVFLAFGGNNGNGPAKPVVIDQDQARSAL, encoded by the coding sequence ATGAGCTCGAGCGCCCGGCAGATCGGCCTTTTCCCCGCGACCATGCTGGTGGCCGGCAACATGATCGGTGCCGGCATCTTCATGATGCCGACGGTGATGGCGAGCATCGGCGGCATCGCCTCGCTCGGCTGGCTGGTGACGGCGCCCGGCGCCTTCATCATGGGCTACATGTTCGCGAGGCTCGGGCGGGTGAGCCCCAAGGCCGGCGGACCTTACGCCTATGCGCGCGAGGCGCTCGGCGATTTCGCCGGCTTCCAGTGCAACCTGCTCTACTGGTTCTCGAACGTGGTCGCGAACATCGCGATCGCCACCTCCATGACCGGCTATATCGCCGTCTTCTTTCCGGCGCTCCGGGTGCCGCTCATCGGCGCTTGCGCCACCGTGGTCGTGGTCTGGCTCTCGGCCTTCCTCAACATGATCGGGCCGCGGCTGGTGACGCGGTTCGAGACCGTCACCACGCTGCTCGGCATCGGGCCGATCGCGCTGGTGGGGATCGGCGGCTGGCTCTTCTTCGATCCCGAGATCTTCCGCACGGGCTGGAATCCGGCGGGGCTCGGCGAGTTCCATGCGATCTCGGCCGCGGTCTCGATCATGTTCTGGTCCTTCATGGGGGTCGAGAGCGCCTCGGTCGCCGCCGCCGTCGTCAAGGACCCGGAGAAGAACATCGGCCGGGCGACGCTGCTGGGCGTGCTGATCGCGGCCCTCGTCTATGTGCTGAGCACCACCGCCATCATGGGCATCATCCCGAACGACGCGCTGCGCCATTCGACGGCGCCCTTCGCCGATGCGGCGATGCGCGCACTGGGGCCGGTCGGCGGCACGTTCATCACCCTCTGCGCCATCGTCAAGGCCTCGGGCTGCCTCGGCGGCTGGACCCTGATCAATGCCGAGACAGCGCTGGCGACCGCGAAGGACGGGCTCTTCCCCGCGATGTTCGCCCGGACCGATTCGCGCGGCGTGCCGGTGCTGGGCCTCGTCATCGTCTCCATCATCATGAGCGCCATCGTGTTCGCGACCGTGTCGCCCTCGATCGGCGAGACCTTCATGGTGCTGGCCGACATCGCCGTGCTGCTGGTGCTGACGCCCTACATCTTCGCGGCCGTCTCGATCGCCCATTACGTCCAGGCGAAGGTGGTCACGCGCTCCTTCATCTGGGTCGGCCTGATCACCATCGCCTACTGCCTCGCCGTGATCGTCGCCTCGGCCGGCACCGCCGTCGCCGTCAGCATGGCGCTGGGCCTGGCGACGGCACCGCTCTTCCGCGTCTTCCTCGCCTTCGGCGGCAACAACGGCAACGGTCCGGCGAAGCCCGTCGTGATCGATCAGGACCAGGCCCGCTCGGCGCTCTAG